Proteins co-encoded in one uncultured Draconibacterium sp. genomic window:
- a CDS encoding ABC transporter ATP-binding protein, translated as MGEHNFIIRSLGLFLKYSPAKIILLFLITLLQGFTQGITVVLLIPMLGLLTPTSAGDQPSWATALNSIFSRMGIELNLEAVLIIFTSGLLFVAVLSYFQSVWQSVYQQDFSYSIRKRLFKKIILSDWAFLNGKSKHNHIQVLTTEIPKMTTYYYFYLSLAGKIIFIAAHVILALAISVSFSLIVIAIGIVVFFFLRKYLKKAKWLGSANVQAFRHMLKRIDEFWLTVKIAKVHHSERFYYEKFEETNSQMLYYQNKQVRNRAFPQLMFTLAGVLALVALVYLSYQIIHLPLASLFVLILLFSRIYPKFTGLNNDLNLMLSNVGSVKLVLETEKELKNGCFCEINKSEAISLTNYLDIKDLSFGYESGHLLFDHFSERIPAGKITGIVGESGCGKTTLLDLVAGLFEPENGTIAVDGKPLTLEDLPAWKNKLGYLPQDPFFIDGTLRENLIWDSKEELSDARIMDVLHQVNAPDLINRQKQGLDTYLVNYQYHFSGGERQRLALARVLLRNPDMLLLDEATSALDPENEILLMACLKRMRHKVTIIFVTHRESLYPYFDKIISLNR; from the coding sequence ATGGGTGAACACAATTTTATAATTAGGAGTTTGGGGTTATTTCTGAAGTATAGCCCAGCCAAAATTATTTTACTATTCTTAATTACCCTGTTACAGGGGTTTACTCAGGGGATAACTGTTGTTTTGCTTATACCAATGTTGGGGCTGTTGACCCCAACTTCAGCAGGGGATCAACCTTCATGGGCAACAGCGTTAAATTCAATATTTAGCAGGATGGGCATTGAATTGAATCTAGAGGCTGTATTAATTATATTTACCAGTGGTTTATTGTTTGTGGCTGTCCTAAGTTACTTTCAGTCGGTGTGGCAGTCTGTTTATCAACAGGATTTTTCTTATTCAATACGTAAACGACTTTTTAAGAAAATCATTTTAAGCGATTGGGCTTTTTTAAATGGAAAGAGCAAACACAACCACATACAGGTGCTTACTACCGAAATTCCCAAGATGACGACCTATTATTATTTTTATTTGTCATTAGCGGGAAAGATTATCTTTATTGCAGCCCATGTTATTTTGGCATTGGCTATATCTGTCAGTTTTTCACTCATTGTAATTGCAATAGGAATAGTTGTATTCTTCTTTCTGAGAAAATATCTAAAAAAAGCAAAATGGCTTGGGTCTGCCAATGTGCAGGCATTTCGTCATATGTTAAAACGTATCGACGAATTTTGGCTAACAGTAAAAATTGCAAAGGTACACCATTCCGAAAGATTTTATTATGAAAAGTTTGAAGAAACAAACAGTCAGATGCTTTATTATCAAAACAAACAAGTCAGGAATAGGGCATTTCCCCAGCTTATGTTTACACTGGCAGGAGTTCTTGCTTTGGTTGCACTGGTTTATCTGTCGTATCAAATAATACATTTGCCACTTGCCTCGTTGTTTGTTTTAATCCTTCTTTTTAGCCGGATTTATCCCAAATTTACGGGATTAAATAACGACCTGAATTTAATGCTGTCGAATGTTGGCTCTGTAAAATTGGTACTGGAAACAGAAAAAGAACTTAAGAATGGATGTTTTTGCGAAATCAATAAGAGTGAAGCGATATCTTTAACCAATTATTTGGATATTAAGGATCTGTCGTTTGGTTATGAGTCTGGACATTTGCTTTTTGACCATTTTTCAGAACGCATTCCTGCCGGAAAAATTACAGGAATTGTGGGGGAATCGGGTTGCGGAAAAACCACCCTTCTCGATTTGGTAGCGGGACTGTTTGAGCCGGAAAACGGAACAATTGCAGTAGACGGGAAACCACTTACTTTAGAAGATTTGCCTGCATGGAAGAACAAACTTGGTTATTTGCCGCAGGATCCTTTCTTTATTGATGGAACACTAAGAGAAAACTTGATTTGGGATTCAAAAGAAGAGCTAAGTGATGCGAGAATTATGGATGTATTGCATCAAGTAAATGCCCCGGATCTAATAAATAGGCAGAAACAAGGTCTTGATACTTATCTTGTAAACTATCAATACCATTTTTCAGGAGGGGAAAGGCAACGACTTGCTTTGGCAAGGGTATTACTTCGAAATCCTGACATGCTACTGCTTGATGAGGCCACTTCTGCTCTTGATCCTGAAAATGAAATTCTGCTTATGGCTTGTCTTAAAAGAATGAGACATAAGGTAACTATCATTTTTGTTACTCATCGGGAAAGTCTTTATCCTTATTTCGATAAGATTATTTCCCTTAATCGTTAA
- a CDS encoding FecR domain-containing protein has product MNKTTKHIDDTLLTKFLLGEATFAEQETVAEWLENSEENQAYFESFATIWQNSTTDETKRANPNTAWEKMEKQIHTPTYRIILPYVGAIAAILIVAFFIFSPEKYDTTTFTAKNKSLKEILPDGTEVILSGNSQINYFFNTKTRTRTARLEGEAFFHVKRDTTQKFVVETLYGKVEVLGTQFNVNIVKNDGVYVNVLSGVVKLSKEEVNSLVLQKGESGFIPAADKQISEITQKPAEFFSINKTLIFNNMPLKDVFANLEHCYSTKINVDTKVNVNSLFTSQFNNDSVNEILNVITQTYGLKFNKLNNEYSIALESEN; this is encoded by the coding sequence GTGAATAAAACGACAAAACATATCGACGATACTTTATTAACCAAATTTCTTTTGGGCGAAGCAACGTTTGCCGAACAGGAAACTGTTGCCGAATGGCTTGAAAATTCGGAAGAAAATCAGGCTTATTTTGAAAGCTTTGCAACAATTTGGCAAAATAGTACCACCGATGAAACAAAGCGTGCAAATCCGAACACTGCATGGGAAAAAATGGAAAAACAAATACATACTCCTACTTATAGAATTATACTTCCTTATGTTGGAGCAATTGCCGCCATTCTTATTGTAGCTTTCTTTATTTTTTCGCCCGAAAAATACGATACAACAACATTTACTGCCAAAAACAAATCCCTGAAGGAAATTTTGCCAGACGGAACAGAAGTGATTCTTTCAGGCAATTCACAGATCAACTATTTCTTCAATACAAAAACACGTACAAGAACTGCCAGGCTGGAGGGGGAAGCTTTTTTTCATGTAAAAAGAGACACAACCCAAAAATTTGTAGTTGAAACCCTTTACGGGAAAGTAGAAGTACTGGGGACTCAATTCAATGTGAACATTGTTAAAAACGACGGGGTTTACGTCAACGTGTTATCCGGCGTGGTAAAACTCTCGAAAGAAGAAGTAAATTCACTGGTTCTTCAAAAAGGAGAAAGTGGTTTTATTCCTGCAGCGGACAAACAGATTAGTGAAATAACTCAAAAACCGGCGGAATTTTTCAGCATTAACAAAACACTTATTTTCAACAATATGCCGCTAAAAGATGTGTTTGCTAATTTGGAACACTGCTATTCTACCAAAATAAATGTTGATACGAAGGTGAATGTAAATTCACTTTTTACCTCGCAGTTTAATAACGACTCTGTAAATGAAATACTAAATGTAATTACACAAACTTACGGACTGAAATTTAATAAGTTAAACAATGAATATTCTATTGCTTTAGAAAGTGAGAATTAA
- a CDS encoding STN domain-containing protein yields MLNIRINLNVQNISITEILKDIEQQGDFFFAYNPDDINENRTVSLSAQNIKVGDALKKLFQSNATFRQVENHIIISGISKSSTQSNFQISGRIADNADISLDSVIVYDPENEQLVISQDDGSFSFDFSTSNKNIGLFVSRPFYYDTVIYVSSGAQNIQLSLYKRESPFAMIPKGTEAAEFRLKEKKFESLSLVQKFVPSEAIYASHLNTEKIMPVQLSFLPKVGTNSFVKGLRVNNVSLNMLAGYSKGLKGAEFGGIANIIQKEARGMQAAGVANIVLGNVHGVQFSGGYTNDFSNVSGFQVSGVYNTLQGNIRGGQISGVFNMAYKNVNGTQTAGVLNISKEKLVGAQISGVLNMNYDKVSGAQIAGLANISEDTVRGLQMAGAYNESVSTNGLQLSGTINQNKADLKGVQIAALMNKTKTLHGLQFGLVNVADTIHSGFQVGLINIVKRGNYSLEFLYTETFPVEVNLKTGNPKFYSIINVVAGNEKIGSGFGFGGNFPIKNKFKINTDIISTSINNTKKFAYEGTKLSLRLALNPQLFNHIEFIGGVSGNCFIPGNTENNLIEEQTIAESNNHIDQAIQNGKNSFWTGWFLGIQLSN; encoded by the coding sequence TTGCTGAATATTCGAATCAACTTGAATGTTCAGAATATTAGTATTACCGAAATATTAAAAGACATTGAGCAACAGGGCGATTTCTTTTTTGCTTATAACCCTGACGACATTAACGAAAACAGGACGGTGTCGCTTTCTGCCCAAAACATAAAAGTGGGCGATGCGCTAAAGAAGTTATTTCAAAGTAACGCCACATTCCGACAGGTAGAAAACCACATTATTATAAGTGGAATTTCGAAAAGCAGCACGCAAAGTAACTTTCAAATTTCCGGGCGGATTGCTGATAATGCAGACATTTCGTTAGATTCAGTAATTGTTTACGATCCTGAAAACGAGCAACTGGTTATTAGCCAGGATGACGGTTCCTTTTCATTTGATTTTAGCACCAGCAACAAAAATATTGGCCTTTTTGTTAGTCGCCCGTTTTATTATGATACAGTGATTTATGTTAGCTCCGGGGCGCAAAACATTCAGCTTAGCCTCTACAAAAGAGAATCGCCTTTTGCCATGATTCCCAAAGGCACTGAGGCGGCCGAATTCCGACTAAAAGAAAAGAAATTTGAAAGCTTGTCGCTGGTACAAAAATTTGTTCCTTCAGAGGCCATTTATGCATCTCATTTAAACACTGAAAAAATAATGCCGGTGCAGCTTTCTTTTTTGCCAAAAGTAGGAACCAACTCTTTTGTAAAAGGACTGCGCGTAAACAATGTTTCGTTAAATATGCTGGCAGGGTATTCAAAAGGGCTAAAAGGAGCTGAATTCGGAGGAATAGCCAATATTATTCAAAAAGAAGCACGAGGAATGCAGGCAGCAGGTGTTGCGAATATTGTTTTGGGAAATGTACATGGAGTGCAATTTTCGGGGGGGTACACAAACGATTTCAGCAATGTTTCCGGTTTTCAGGTAAGTGGTGTTTACAATACGCTTCAAGGAAATATCCGTGGCGGGCAAATTAGCGGCGTATTTAATATGGCCTACAAAAACGTAAATGGGACACAAACCGCAGGCGTTTTGAATATTTCTAAAGAAAAATTGGTTGGGGCGCAAATCAGTGGAGTTTTGAACATGAATTATGATAAGGTTTCGGGCGCGCAAATTGCAGGGCTTGCAAATATCTCTGAAGATACAGTAAGAGGATTGCAAATGGCAGGTGCATATAACGAGAGCGTTTCTACAAACGGACTGCAACTTTCCGGTACAATAAACCAGAATAAAGCAGATTTGAAAGGTGTACAAATAGCTGCGCTGATGAATAAAACAAAAACGCTGCATGGTCTTCAATTCGGGCTTGTAAATGTTGCCGATACTATACATTCCGGTTTTCAGGTAGGATTGATAAATATTGTAAAACGTGGAAATTATTCTCTTGAATTTTTATATACTGAGACTTTTCCTGTGGAAGTTAATTTAAAAACCGGCAACCCTAAATTTTATTCTATTATAAATGTGGTTGCAGGCAACGAAAAGATTGGTTCCGGCTTTGGTTTTGGGGGGAATTTCCCAATAAAAAATAAATTTAAGATTAACACCGATATAATAAGTACATCTATAAATAACACAAAGAAGTTTGCTTACGAAGGAACAAAATTAAGCTTGCGACTTGCATTAAACCCCCAATTGTTTAATCATATAGAATTCATAGGCGGTGTTTCAGGAAATTGCTTTATACCCGGAAACACAGAAAACAATCTGATAGAAGAGCAAACGATTGCCGAAAGCAATAACCATATTGATCAGGCAATACAAAATGGTAAGAATAGTTTTTGGACCGGATGGTTTCTGGGCATACAGCTATCAAATTAA
- the cysC gene encoding adenylyl-sulfate kinase, with the protein MANSLRKPNILVESFLISREQREEMNRQKSFVVWLTGLSGAGKSTIARYLELVLFQSGIRTLILDGDNTRQSINRDLDFSPEGRKENIRRVAGIARLLNDAGVVAITAFISPFTTDREIARSIIGNDCFVEVFVDTPLRICMERDAKGLYQKALNGELNDFTGISSPYEPPVKPSLTVHTKDQLPKDTVLEIVSWLVHNHYIRSVVQNSY; encoded by the coding sequence ATGGCGAATTCTCTCAGAAAACCAAATATACTGGTTGAGTCATTCCTGATCAGTCGGGAACAACGTGAAGAAATGAACAGGCAAAAGTCATTTGTGGTTTGGCTGACAGGCCTTTCCGGTGCAGGTAAATCAACCATTGCCCGTTATCTGGAACTAGTCCTGTTTCAATCGGGAATCAGAACATTGATTTTGGACGGCGATAATACCCGCCAAAGCATTAATCGTGATCTGGACTTTTCTCCGGAAGGGAGAAAGGAAAATATCAGAAGGGTTGCAGGAATCGCCCGTCTGCTGAATGATGCCGGGGTAGTTGCGATAACGGCATTTATATCCCCTTTTACAACTGACCGCGAGATAGCCCGGTCGATTATTGGCAACGATTGTTTTGTTGAGGTATTTGTGGATACACCTTTGAGAATCTGTATGGAAAGGGATGCCAAGGGATTATATCAAAAAGCACTGAATGGCGAACTAAACGATTTTACAGGGATCAGCAGTCCTTATGAACCACCTGTTAAGCCTTCGTTAACTGTCCATACCAAAGATCAATTGCCGAAAGATACAGTTCTGGAGATTGTTTCCTGGCTTGTGCACAACCATTATATCCGCTCAGTAGTGCAGAATTCCTATTAA
- a CDS encoding RNA polymerase sigma-70 factor, which translates to MRATDTKWHTKSGFEILFKKHYSVLCAYCYGFVADYTLAEDIVQEVFSKLWADKRKIRIDSSVKAYLYSAVRNTALNYIKHQKVKRQYEKINNDESIYTEKSQEEHLIGKELNAKIQSAINNLPTERRKIFLMSRMDELKYKEIAEKLDISIKTVETQMGKALASLRKDLSSEFPLVLFTLFSRTQKIMSK; encoded by the coding sequence ATGAGAGCTACTGATACCAAATGGCATACAAAATCTGGTTTTGAAATTTTGTTTAAAAAGCATTATTCAGTTCTGTGTGCTTACTGCTATGGTTTTGTTGCCGATTACACTTTGGCTGAAGACATTGTACAGGAAGTATTCTCGAAGCTTTGGGCAGATAAACGGAAAATTAGAATCGATTCTTCTGTTAAAGCCTACTTGTACAGCGCAGTTCGAAATACAGCATTGAACTATATAAAACATCAAAAAGTAAAAAGGCAATATGAAAAAATAAATAATGATGAAAGTATTTATACAGAGAAGAGTCAGGAGGAGCACCTGATTGGGAAAGAATTAAATGCAAAAATTCAATCGGCCATTAATAATTTACCAACTGAGCGCCGAAAGATTTTTCTTATGAGCAGGATGGATGAATTAAAATATAAAGAAATTGCAGAGAAACTGGACATTTCGATAAAAACGGTTGAAACCCAAATGGGAAAAGCATTGGCTAGTTTACGTAAAGATTTATCAAGCGAATTTCCGCTGGTTTTATTCACCCTGTTTTCCAGAACACAAAAAATAATGAGCAAATAA
- a CDS encoding helix-turn-helix domain-containing protein: MKTKILKTEEEYNKACERIYSLINASEDAVEPNSPEGEELELLSLLVEKYEQENHQMDAPSPIEAIKFRMEQMNLKQMDVAPLFGGKTRVSEVLNGRRNLTLKMITLLNRYLGIPLESLMSGNREIKLDDDKKEKLLHISSIREYLSSGRAAVI; the protein is encoded by the coding sequence ATGAAAACTAAAATATTAAAAACAGAGGAAGAATATAATAAAGCATGTGAAAGAATTTATTCACTTATTAATGCTTCTGAGGATGCAGTTGAACCAAACAGCCCGGAAGGTGAAGAATTAGAGTTGCTTTCACTATTGGTTGAGAAATACGAGCAGGAAAATCATCAGATGGACGCTCCATCGCCTATCGAAGCTATTAAGTTCAGAATGGAGCAAATGAACTTGAAACAAATGGATGTGGCTCCACTTTTTGGAGGGAAAACAAGAGTTTCTGAAGTATTAAATGGAAGACGAAATCTAACCCTGAAGATGATAACCTTATTAAACAGATATCTGGGTATTCCATTGGAATCTTTAATGAGTGGGAATAGAGAAATAAAGTTGGATGATGATAAGAAAGAGAAGTTACTTCATATATCTTCCATTAGGGAGTATTTGAGCTCAGGAAGAGCGGCGGTAATTTAA
- a CDS encoding nucleotidyltransferase family protein → MTDLLQNRAYLHERHRLSHQQIDCWLGENRAKEFLSEKLKQLEAVKNFLFVTDLLTKNNISYICLKGLLLSLRIYKDPTIRISHDIDLLIDKKKINSVVDILTSNRFLFSEGMFWPQQEMQQEQFTQTIHHLSFYNKELNICVEIHWILMHEVPANQNKIKLIIERNLTLMNFSGRTFSVLSPEFELLYLLIHGARHGWNRLKWLMDIRDYPFLQIDRHIFRKLADQFQAWRIIGQTNILLDHFFNTQMPFSRKKRISKYLVRHAFNYIKDDKIQHFETSAIFLHFMYLWYLFPSFFYKIKILSRTFFRLGDLKEIDSSFRLVYFLYRPYSFIKRRVFHG, encoded by the coding sequence ATGACCGATCTTTTACAAAACAGAGCCTATCTCCATGAACGGCATCGCCTCAGCCATCAGCAAATTGACTGTTGGCTGGGAGAAAATCGCGCAAAAGAATTCCTCTCTGAGAAACTGAAGCAACTGGAAGCAGTAAAAAACTTTCTTTTTGTAACCGATTTACTAACTAAAAACAACATCTCATACATCTGTTTAAAAGGTTTACTGTTATCTCTCCGAATCTATAAAGATCCTACTATACGTATTTCTCATGATATTGACCTGTTGATCGACAAAAAAAAGATCAATTCGGTCGTAGATATTCTTACGTCAAATAGGTTTCTGTTTTCAGAAGGAATGTTTTGGCCACAACAGGAAATGCAGCAAGAACAGTTTACCCAAACCATCCATCATCTGAGTTTTTATAACAAGGAACTTAACATCTGCGTAGAAATCCATTGGATACTGATGCATGAAGTGCCTGCTAATCAAAATAAAATCAAACTGATTATTGAGCGAAACTTAACTCTAATGAACTTTTCGGGGAGGACATTTTCTGTTTTATCTCCTGAATTTGAATTATTGTATTTGCTAATTCATGGGGCCCGGCACGGTTGGAATCGCTTGAAATGGCTAATGGACATTCGTGACTATCCATTTTTACAAATTGACAGGCATATATTCCGAAAACTGGCAGATCAATTCCAGGCATGGCGAATTATCGGACAAACCAACATTCTGCTGGATCATTTTTTTAATACTCAAATGCCATTTAGCAGGAAAAAACGAATTTCTAAATACCTTGTTCGGCATGCATTTAACTATATCAAAGACGACAAAATTCAGCATTTTGAAACTTCAGCAATATTTCTCCATTTCATGTATTTATGGTATTTGTTTCCTTCTTTTTTTTATAAGATCAAGATTCTTTCACGAACTTTTTTTAGGTTAGGTGATTTAAAAGAGATTGACTCATCATTCCGTTTAGTATATTTTCTGTACCGACCATATAGTTTTATCAAAAGAAGGGTATTTCATGGGTGA
- a CDS encoding type II toxin-antitoxin system HigB family toxin has protein sequence MRIIKERTLTDYCKSSKYKKAEEYLKAWIYEVKFSVWDNASELKAKYRNASIISSKRVVFNIKGNDYRLIVDIEYKLKIVFIVWFGTHKEYDKIDAKTVSYEN, from the coding sequence ATGAGAATTATCAAAGAAAGAACGCTAACAGATTATTGCAAATCAAGTAAATACAAAAAAGCGGAAGAATATTTGAAGGCATGGATTTACGAGGTTAAATTTTCTGTTTGGGATAATGCAAGTGAGCTAAAGGCAAAATATCGGAACGCCAGCATTATAAGTTCTAAGCGGGTTGTGTTTAATATAAAAGGAAATGATTATAGGTTGATTGTGGATATTGAATATAAACTCAAGATTGTTTTTATTGTGTGGTTTGGCACGCATAAAGAATATGACAAAATTGATGCAAAAACAGTAAGTTATGAAAACTAA
- the rlmD gene encoding 23S rRNA (uracil(1939)-C(5))-methyltransferase RlmD: protein MGRRKRKKPFYENVKIEDIGAEGKAVARVGDVVVFTKLAIPGDVVDLQVTKKRKRYQEAVVKEFKAYSEDRAEAFCEHFGVCGGCKWQILPYEKQLFYKQKQVQDQLSRIGKVKMPEILPIMGSEKSTFYRNKMEFTFSNKRWLSFEEIESEEEIKDPNALGFHVPGLFDKVVNIDKCWLQDDPSNQIRNFIYNYALNEKLSFFDIREQKGFLRTLIIRTTSTGELMVIVSFFYEDELARKQLLEAVKNEFSGITSLMYVINTKGNDTITDQEIKVFSGRDYVLEQMEGLQFKIGPKSFYQTNSEQAYELYKVARDFAELKGDEIVYDLYTGTGTIANFVAKKARKVVGIEYVPEAIEDAKLNSELNNIVNTKFFAGDMKDVLNETFIREHGNPEVVITDPPRAGMHTDVVDTILKMEPLKIIYVSCNPATQARDLAMLDSLYQIEKIQPVDMFPHTHHVENVVMLRKRLD, encoded by the coding sequence GTGGGAAGAAGAAAAAGAAAGAAGCCGTTTTACGAGAATGTAAAAATAGAAGATATTGGAGCAGAAGGAAAAGCTGTTGCGCGCGTTGGCGATGTGGTTGTTTTTACTAAACTGGCCATTCCCGGCGATGTGGTCGACTTACAGGTAACAAAGAAAAGAAAACGTTACCAGGAAGCTGTTGTAAAAGAGTTTAAAGCATACAGCGAAGACAGAGCTGAAGCATTCTGCGAGCATTTTGGCGTATGCGGTGGATGTAAGTGGCAAATTTTGCCTTACGAAAAGCAATTGTTCTACAAACAAAAACAGGTGCAGGACCAGCTATCCAGAATCGGGAAAGTGAAAATGCCTGAAATACTGCCAATTATGGGTTCTGAGAAGAGCACTTTCTACAGAAATAAAATGGAATTTACCTTTTCGAACAAACGCTGGTTGAGTTTCGAGGAGATTGAAAGCGAAGAGGAAATTAAAGATCCGAATGCTCTTGGTTTTCATGTTCCGGGGTTGTTTGATAAAGTGGTAAATATCGATAAATGCTGGTTGCAGGATGATCCGTCAAACCAAATCCGCAACTTTATTTACAACTATGCTTTAAACGAAAAATTATCTTTCTTCGATATTCGCGAACAGAAAGGATTCTTAAGAACGCTGATAATCAGAACCACATCCACAGGTGAGTTGATGGTTATTGTAAGTTTCTTTTATGAAGATGAACTGGCGCGCAAACAGTTGTTAGAAGCCGTAAAGAATGAGTTCTCAGGGATAACTTCATTAATGTATGTTATTAATACAAAAGGAAACGATACGATAACCGATCAGGAGATAAAAGTATTTTCGGGGCGCGATTATGTACTGGAACAAATGGAGGGATTACAATTTAAGATTGGTCCAAAAAGCTTTTATCAAACCAACTCCGAACAAGCTTACGAGTTATATAAGGTAGCTCGTGATTTTGCTGAGCTTAAGGGAGATGAGATAGTCTATGATCTTTACACCGGAACCGGTACTATCGCTAATTTTGTGGCGAAAAAGGCAAGAAAAGTTGTGGGAATTGAATATGTACCCGAAGCTATTGAGGATGCTAAATTAAACTCGGAACTCAATAATATCGTAAATACAAAGTTTTTTGCCGGCGATATGAAAGATGTTCTGAACGAAACTTTTATAAGAGAACACGGCAACCCGGAAGTGGTAATTACCGATCCGCCAAGAGCAGGAATGCACACCGATGTAGTAGATACTATTTTAAAGATGGAGCCTCTTAAAATTATTTACGTTAGTTGTAATCCTGCCACTCAGGCACGCGACCTTGCAATGCTTGATTCGTTGTACCAAATTGAGAAAATTCAGCCCGTTGATATGTTTCCCCATACCCATCATGTTGAAAATGTGGTAATGCTCAGAAAAAGACTTGATTAA
- a CDS encoding PqqD family protein: protein MEKYSRNQQIIDGELDNHQVMMHIEKGKYFGLNPVGKRIWGLIEEPKGFSEIIQCLLSEFDATEEQCSREVQDFLDKAIASDIITMHDELDSFFHTNQFLYF, encoded by the coding sequence ATGGAAAAATACAGCCGCAATCAGCAAATCATCGATGGAGAATTAGATAACCACCAGGTGATGATGCACATCGAAAAGGGAAAATATTTTGGTCTGAATCCGGTAGGAAAACGTATATGGGGACTGATTGAAGAACCTAAAGGTTTTTCCGAAATCATTCAATGTTTGTTATCGGAGTTTGATGCAACTGAAGAACAATGCTCCCGTGAAGTGCAAGATTTTCTGGATAAGGCTATAGCAAGCGATATTATTACGATGCATGATGAACTGGATTCGTTTTTTCATACAAATCAGTTTTTGTATTTTTAG